A window of Oxyura jamaicensis isolate SHBP4307 breed ruddy duck unplaced genomic scaffold, BPBGC_Ojam_1.0 oxyUn_random_OJ58720, whole genome shotgun sequence contains these coding sequences:
- the LOC118158870 gene encoding LOW QUALITY PROTEIN: excitatory amino acid transporter 1-like (The sequence of the model RefSeq protein was modified relative to this genomic sequence to represent the inferred CDS: inserted 2 bases in 1 codon), protein MTKGNREDPKTGSKMERFPQGVRKHTLLAKKKKRMMLKXYLLKNAFVLFTVVAVIFGE, encoded by the exons ATGACTAAAGGTAACAGAGAAGATCCCAAAACTGGAAGTAAGATGGAACGTTTTCCACAAGGAGTCCGGAAACATACacttctggcaaaaaaaaaaaaaaggatgatgtTAAA TTACTTATTGAAGAATGCTTTCGTGCTTTTCACCGTTGTTGCTGTGATTTTCGGTGAGTAA